One stretch of Thermus filiformis DNA includes these proteins:
- the galK gene encoding galactokinase, whose translation MVSWRKRRQAVFQEIFKTLPEAVGTAFGRVNLLGEHTDYNQGYVLPTPLPYSTTVEAARAEGVVEAYSENLRELRARPLDEGPQGDFLDYLAGVVWALRQAGYPVGGARFYVKSTLPMGAGLSSSAALEVAALKALRSLYRLEVDDKTLALLAQKAEVEYVGVHCGVMDQMVAALGELGQALFLDTRTLEYALLPLPTGTRVLVLDPGIPRRLAEAGYNQRRKECEEAARLLRVAALRDVTDLCLVESLPEPLNRRARHVVSENGRVLQGVEALKRNDKEAFGRLMYLSHRSLSQDFEVSLPELDLLVEKAREAGALGAKLTGAGFGGAVVALVPEGIPFQEALSRLYPGVRVLG comes from the coding sequence ATGGTAAGCTGGCGAAAAAGGAGGCAGGCCGTGTTCCAGGAGATCTTCAAAACCCTTCCCGAGGCCGTGGGCACCGCCTTCGGCCGGGTCAACCTTTTGGGCGAGCACACCGACTACAACCAGGGCTACGTCCTCCCCACCCCCCTGCCCTACTCCACCACCGTGGAGGCGGCCCGGGCGGAGGGGGTGGTGGAGGCCTACTCGGAAAACTTGAGGGAGCTCAGGGCCCGGCCCCTGGACGAGGGCCCCCAGGGGGACTTCCTGGACTATCTGGCCGGGGTCGTCTGGGCCCTGCGGCAGGCGGGCTACCCGGTGGGAGGGGCCCGGTTCTACGTGAAGAGCACCCTCCCCATGGGGGCCGGGCTTTCCAGCTCGGCGGCCTTGGAGGTGGCGGCCCTCAAGGCCTTAAGAAGCCTCTATCGCCTCGAGGTGGACGACAAGACCCTGGCCCTCCTCGCCCAGAAGGCGGAGGTGGAGTACGTAGGGGTGCACTGCGGGGTGATGGACCAGATGGTGGCCGCCCTGGGGGAGCTAGGCCAGGCCCTCTTCCTGGACACCCGCACTCTGGAGTACGCCCTCCTGCCCCTGCCCACGGGCACCCGGGTCCTGGTCCTGGACCCCGGGATCCCCCGCCGGCTGGCCGAGGCCGGGTACAACCAGCGCCGGAAGGAGTGCGAGGAGGCGGCCCGGCTCCTCCGGGTGGCGGCCCTCAGGGACGTGACCGACCTGTGCCTGGTGGAAAGCCTCCCCGAGCCCCTGAACCGGCGGGCGCGGCACGTGGTCTCGGAGAACGGGCGGGTCCTCCAGGGGGTGGAGGCCCTGAAGCGGAACGACAAGGAGGCCTTCGGCCGGCTGATGTACCTCTCCCACCGCTCCTTGAGCCAGGACTTTGAGGTCTCCCTCCCCGAGCTGGACCTCCTGGTGGAAAAGGCCCGGGAGGCGGGCGCCTTAGGGGCCAAGCTCACCGGGGCGGGGTTCGGGGGGGCGGTGGTGGCCCTGGTCCCCGAGGGGATTCCCTTCCAGGAGGCCTTGAGCCGGCTCTACCCCGGGGTCCGGGTGCTAGGATAA
- a CDS encoding metal ABC transporter substrate-binding protein: protein MRAAYLLFLLLPALAQVQVAATTPILADLVRQVGGGHLQVVQVVPPGADPHEFDLSPGLARRLASVPLLFANGLGLEPFLDRLVRLLPPGARVVRLGEGQPGLICEEKGGCDPHLWLDPTYAVRYAQRIAQELARLDPGGQAAYQAGLERFRQEAEKRDRALSACGLKGVKVVVQHDAFRYFARRYGLVVVGSLADAGEREIGGRSFLELVQKAKKEGVRLVLAEPKPSKPVRTLAEALGARVALLYADTLDEKVPTYLALLDHNRKALSEALGRACPL, encoded by the coding sequence ATGCGCGCGGCCTACCTCCTCTTCCTCCTCCTCCCGGCCCTGGCCCAGGTCCAGGTGGCGGCCACCACCCCCATCCTGGCCGACCTGGTCCGCCAGGTGGGGGGAGGCCATCTCCAGGTGGTCCAGGTGGTCCCCCCGGGGGCCGACCCCCACGAGTTTGACCTGAGCCCCGGCCTGGCCCGGCGGCTTGCCAGCGTCCCCCTTCTCTTCGCCAACGGGCTGGGCCTCGAGCCCTTCCTGGACCGGCTGGTCCGCCTCCTCCCTCCAGGAGCCCGGGTGGTGCGCCTGGGGGAAGGGCAGCCCGGCCTGATCTGCGAGGAAAAGGGGGGCTGCGACCCCCACCTCTGGCTGGACCCCACCTACGCCGTCCGCTACGCCCAGCGGATCGCCCAGGAGCTCGCCCGCCTGGACCCGGGGGGGCAGGCCGCCTACCAGGCCGGCCTGGAGCGCTTCCGCCAGGAGGCCGAAAAAAGGGACCGGGCCCTTTCGGCCTGCGGGCTGAAGGGGGTCAAGGTGGTGGTCCAGCACGACGCCTTCCGCTACTTCGCCCGGCGCTACGGCCTGGTGGTGGTGGGGAGCCTGGCGGACGCAGGCGAGCGGGAGATCGGGGGCCGGAGCTTCCTCGAGCTGGTCCAGAAGGCCAAAAAGGAGGGGGTAAGGCTGGTCCTGGCCGAGCCCAAGCCCTCCAAGCCGGTCCGGACCCTGGCCGAGGCCCTGGGGGCCCGGGTGGCCCTCCTCTACGCGGACACCCTGGACGAGAAGGTCCCCACCTACCTGGCCCTTCTGGACCACAACCGGAAGGCCCTCTCCGAGGCCCTGGGCAGGGCCTGCCCGTTGTAA
- a CDS encoding DeoR/GlpR family DNA-binding transcription regulator, with amino-acid sequence MPSLEATERHRKILDLLAQEGQVRVRDLVRLFGVSAVTLRADLDYLEREGKLRRVRGGAVRAEARRFELPLETTRMVHAREKEAIGKRAASLVRSGEIVLLDVGSTTTEMARALSPELRDVVVVTNALNIALLLEGHPGVTVVVTGGTLRPLQHSLVNPFGTLLLREINADKAFIGCNGVHPERGFTNTNLQEAEIKRAMMEAAREVYVLADHSKLMQVAAARIAPLEAAHLLITDRRARPEDLEPLQAKGLRVELA; translated from the coding sequence ATGCCCAGCCTCGAGGCCACCGAGCGGCACCGGAAGATCCTGGACCTCCTGGCCCAGGAGGGCCAGGTGCGGGTCCGGGACTTGGTCCGGCTTTTCGGCGTTTCGGCCGTCACCTTAAGGGCGGATCTGGACTACCTGGAGCGGGAGGGGAAGCTGAGGCGGGTCCGGGGGGGCGCCGTCCGGGCCGAGGCCCGGCGGTTTGAGCTTCCCCTGGAGACCACCCGCATGGTCCACGCCCGGGAGAAGGAGGCCATCGGCAAGCGGGCGGCCTCCTTGGTGCGAAGCGGGGAGATCGTCCTTTTGGACGTGGGGAGCACCACCACCGAGATGGCCCGCGCCCTCTCTCCGGAGCTAAGGGACGTGGTGGTGGTCACCAACGCCCTGAACATCGCCCTCCTCCTGGAGGGCCACCCCGGGGTCACGGTGGTGGTCACCGGGGGGACGCTGCGGCCCCTCCAGCACTCCCTGGTCAACCCCTTCGGCACCCTTCTGCTCCGGGAGATCAACGCGGACAAGGCCTTCATCGGGTGCAACGGGGTCCACCCGGAGCGGGGCTTCACCAACACTAACCTCCAGGAGGCGGAGATCAAGCGGGCCATGATGGAGGCGGCCCGGGAGGTCTACGTCCTGGCCGACCACTCCAAGCTCATGCAGGTGGCCGCGGCCCGGATCGCTCCCCTCGAGGCCGCCCACCTCCTCATCACCGACCGCAGGGCCCGGCCGGAGGACCTGGAGCCCCTCCAGGCTAAAGGCCTAAGGGTGGAGCTAGCCTGA
- a CDS encoding NADH-ubiquinone oxidoreductase-F iron-sulfur binding region domain-containing protein, with product MTLPLLDGLPPEGLSPERLAEVARKVHRPLAEVWGVVRFYPRYGEEKDGRYLVDDPVARARGFETLLRQADGTHPPLGLEALAPVFLQRKRGQTLVETPQGPVPLSEHTLPFSLAHGQRLLPPEPLLQLEDYRAWGGLALLKAMAEGRLSGERVLEGVEEAGLLGRGGAAFPAARKMRQVAQAPGEKYLVVNADESEPGNFKDRFLLEHNPFLVLEGALLAAKAVGAGRVWLYVRWEFQAALRRLEAAIRALEEAGLLLLPTEVFPSGGLYICGEETALLESMEGRRAEPRLKPPYPVEKGLFGRPTLVNNVETLASLPVLLREGQAWRREEPKLFSISGDVERPGLYELPLGTPLGEALRRAGGEPEALLAVLLGGAAGVFVRDFSLPLKYRGPRPIGAGAVVAYNRERDLFQVMEGLAAFFAQESCGKCFPCALGTQVQLSLVQRRSRDEGLLRDLEATLRGSLCGLGQSAYWAYKSLLEVEGAR from the coding sequence ATGACCCTCCCCCTTCTGGACGGGCTTCCTCCCGAGGGGCTCTCCCCGGAGAGGCTCGCGGAGGTCGCCCGCAAGGTCCACCGCCCCCTGGCGGAGGTCTGGGGGGTGGTGCGCTTCTACCCCCGCTACGGCGAGGAGAAGGACGGGCGCTACCTGGTGGACGACCCCGTGGCCCGGGCCCGGGGGTTTGAGACCCTCCTGCGCCAGGCGGACGGGACCCATCCCCCCCTGGGCCTCGAGGCCCTGGCCCCGGTCTTCCTACAGCGGAAACGCGGCCAGACCCTGGTGGAGACCCCCCAGGGCCCCGTCCCCCTTTCTGAGCACACCCTCCCCTTCTCCCTGGCCCACGGGCAAAGGCTTTTGCCCCCCGAGCCCCTCCTCCAGCTGGAGGACTACCGGGCCTGGGGCGGCCTGGCCCTCCTGAAGGCCATGGCGGAGGGGCGGCTGAGCGGGGAAAGGGTGCTAGAGGGGGTGGAGGAGGCGGGCCTCCTCGGCCGGGGCGGGGCGGCCTTCCCCGCGGCGCGGAAGATGCGCCAGGTGGCCCAGGCCCCGGGGGAGAAGTACCTGGTGGTCAACGCGGACGAGTCCGAGCCGGGCAACTTCAAGGACCGGTTCCTCCTGGAGCACAACCCCTTCCTGGTCCTGGAGGGGGCGCTCCTGGCGGCCAAGGCGGTGGGGGCGGGCCGGGTCTGGCTCTACGTGCGGTGGGAGTTCCAGGCCGCCCTCCGCCGCCTCGAGGCGGCCATCCGGGCCCTAGAGGAGGCGGGCCTCCTCCTCCTGCCCACGGAGGTCTTCCCGAGCGGGGGGCTGTACATCTGCGGCGAGGAGACGGCCCTTCTGGAGTCCATGGAGGGCCGCCGGGCCGAGCCCCGGCTCAAGCCCCCCTACCCGGTGGAAAAGGGCCTGTTCGGCCGCCCCACCCTGGTGAATAACGTGGAGACCTTGGCCAGCCTCCCCGTCCTCCTGAGGGAGGGGCAGGCCTGGAGGAGGGAGGAGCCCAAGCTCTTCTCCATCTCCGGGGACGTGGAGCGGCCCGGCCTCTACGAGCTTCCCCTGGGCACCCCCCTGGGGGAGGCCCTGCGCCGGGCGGGCGGGGAGCCGGAGGCGCTTTTGGCGGTCCTCCTGGGCGGGGCGGCGGGGGTTTTCGTGCGGGACTTCTCCCTTCCCCTCAAGTACCGGGGCCCCCGGCCCATCGGGGCCGGGGCGGTGGTGGCCTACAACCGGGAGCGGGACCTCTTCCAGGTGATGGAGGGGCTGGCCGCCTTCTTTGCCCAGGAATCGTGCGGGAAGTGCTTCCCCTGCGCCCTGGGCACCCAGGTCCAGCTGAGCCTGGTCCAGCGGCGCTCCAGGGACGAGGGGCTTTTGCGGGACCTCGAGGCCACCCTAAGGGGCAGCCTCTGCGGCCTGGGCCAGAGCGCCTACTGGGCCTACAAGAGCCTTTTGGAGGTGGAAGGTGCGCGTTAG
- a CDS encoding MFS transporter, producing the protein MRPWTYGLGMLALTVPSEAFGTFLSYFYLDRLGLPVAAFALWRTLYALWDAVNDPLFGYLSDRTRTPWGRRKPWMLASLPFWALLLFAVFSPPAGLKEAGLLFAYFALVTFLYEGLGAVLWTNYSALLPELFKDLKERAQASAAKLAFQVVGLVIGIGLAPWVYATYGFAAMALAFAAFGGGLFLYFLLSLREDPRAQDLPPPPLLPSVRAAWQNALFRVFLLGSILYTFARSLLQTGMPFYAKYSLHLPEAATTYLFASVFLMALPGAWVWEKAARRLGGRRTWALALLLMGLATLLLFLPQTLPQAVLVGALVGLAFAGAQVGGDLVLAAAIDQDPGREGLYYGATGFLTRLSLALMGLSFLLLSWLFGYHSGENPSPTPGLAFRFYMAALPAFLLLLAHLAARRFPLEVR; encoded by the coding sequence ATGAGGCCCTGGACGTACGGCCTGGGGATGCTGGCCCTCACCGTCCCCTCGGAGGCCTTCGGGACCTTCCTGAGCTACTTCTACCTGGACCGCCTGGGCCTTCCCGTGGCCGCCTTCGCCCTGTGGCGCACCCTCTACGCCCTCTGGGACGCGGTGAACGACCCCCTCTTCGGCTACCTCTCCGACCGGACCCGAACCCCCTGGGGCCGGCGCAAGCCCTGGATGCTGGCTAGCCTCCCCTTCTGGGCCCTCCTCCTCTTCGCCGTCTTCTCCCCCCCGGCGGGGCTGAAGGAGGCGGGCCTCCTCTTCGCCTACTTCGCCCTCGTCACCTTCCTCTACGAGGGGCTCGGGGCGGTTCTTTGGACCAACTACTCCGCCCTCCTGCCCGAGCTCTTCAAGGACCTGAAGGAGCGGGCCCAGGCCAGCGCCGCCAAGCTCGCCTTCCAGGTGGTGGGCCTGGTGATCGGGATCGGCCTCGCCCCCTGGGTCTACGCCACCTACGGCTTCGCGGCGATGGCCCTGGCCTTCGCCGCCTTCGGGGGAGGGCTTTTCCTTTACTTCCTCCTGAGCCTCCGGGAGGACCCCCGGGCCCAGGACCTTCCCCCGCCCCCCCTCCTCCCCTCGGTCCGGGCGGCCTGGCAGAACGCCCTTTTTCGGGTCTTCCTCCTGGGGAGCATCCTTTACACCTTCGCCCGGAGCCTCCTGCAGACGGGGATGCCCTTCTACGCCAAGTACAGCCTCCACCTCCCCGAGGCGGCCACCACCTACCTCTTCGCCAGCGTCTTCCTCATGGCCCTTCCCGGGGCCTGGGTCTGGGAAAAGGCGGCCCGCAGGCTGGGGGGGAGGAGGACCTGGGCCCTGGCCCTCCTCCTGATGGGGCTCGCGACCCTCCTCCTCTTCCTGCCCCAGACCCTGCCCCAGGCGGTCCTGGTGGGGGCTTTGGTGGGGCTGGCCTTCGCCGGGGCCCAGGTGGGGGGGGACCTGGTCCTGGCGGCGGCCATTGACCAGGACCCCGGCCGGGAGGGGCTCTACTACGGGGCCACGGGCTTCCTCACCCGGCTCAGCCTGGCCCTCATGGGCCTGAGCTTCCTCCTCCTCAGCTGGCTTTTCGGCTACCATAGCGGGGAGAACCCCAGCCCCACCCCGGGGCTCGCCTTCCGGTTCTACATGGCGGCCCTGCCCGCCTTTCTCCTCCTCCTCGCCCACCTGGCGGCCCGCCGCTTCCCCCTGGAGGTGCGGTGA
- a CDS encoding glycoside hydrolase family 2 TIM barrel-domain containing protein: MKALFLPHPAQRPQDLPQEGWREVELPHQWSLEGLEAEVGWYRLELPGKGVLKLYADYLAEAWLEGAYLGRHEGYFFPWVLSLPEGGRLWLRVAAPKEAYGTQWPEFKRQIKGVFGHHDCRPGGSGPRGQERGTGGVWQAPLFLAGEGPFPLHLLALPHPTPTGWRLLLAVEVESERPLRAPLDLVLRPANFQGEALRKEALLGLRPGRHVYPLLWDLPPMPLWEVYERGFPHLYALEASLAGRRVAAPVGFRTVAFSEDWLVLNGRRLFLRGTNLIPTQWLSTYTRARAEEDLRLVKEANLNAVRVHAHLAHPALYEAADREGVLVWQDFPLQWGYAEDEAFVLEALRQAPLMVKEYGSHPSIALWCAHNEPTHNRHTLTPLVAQRIRQADPTRPVKEASDFREHPYPGWYYGHLRDFLALPGAPLPSEFGAQALPRAELLRKVFGEKAWPPDFALWSYHNFQPHETFRVAGVRMGQSLEEFVENSQAYQARLIRFAVHAYRRAKGRVTGYFQFMLVEPWEGITWAVVDVERSPKRGYFALKEASAPVLLSLEPYRAPSGEDRVVLSPGDPPLMEAWLISDREEEVEAEVRLWIEGEAHLALPGLRVRLGPGEARRFFHLMEVWESPLAQQARWAQLGGMLKALPPGEYRLVGEAWESGRGERLSRDEFAFRLAPPLGL; the protein is encoded by the coding sequence GTGAAGGCCCTCTTCCTCCCCCACCCTGCCCAAAGGCCCCAGGACCTCCCCCAAGAAGGCTGGCGGGAGGTGGAGCTGCCCCACCAGTGGAGCCTCGAGGGCCTGGAGGCCGAGGTGGGCTGGTACCGGCTGGAGCTTCCGGGGAAGGGGGTGCTGAAGCTTTACGCCGACTACCTGGCCGAGGCCTGGCTCGAGGGGGCCTACCTGGGCCGGCACGAGGGGTACTTCTTCCCCTGGGTCCTGAGCCTGCCCGAGGGAGGGCGGCTTTGGCTTCGGGTTGCGGCCCCCAAGGAGGCCTACGGGACGCAGTGGCCGGAGTTCAAGCGCCAGATCAAGGGCGTCTTCGGCCACCACGACTGCCGGCCCGGGGGCTCCGGCCCCCGGGGGCAGGAGCGGGGCACGGGAGGGGTCTGGCAGGCCCCCCTTTTCCTCGCCGGGGAGGGGCCCTTCCCCCTCCACCTTTTGGCCCTTCCCCACCCCACCCCCACGGGGTGGCGGCTCCTTTTGGCGGTGGAGGTGGAAAGCGAGCGCCCCTTGCGCGCCCCTTTGGACCTCGTCCTCCGCCCCGCCAACTTCCAGGGGGAGGCCTTAAGGAAGGAGGCCCTTCTAGGCCTCCGGCCGGGGCGGCACGTCTACCCCTTGCTTTGGGACCTGCCCCCCATGCCCCTTTGGGAGGTGTACGAGCGGGGCTTCCCCCACCTCTACGCCCTCGAGGCCAGCCTGGCGGGAAGGCGGGTGGCCGCCCCGGTGGGCTTCCGCACCGTGGCCTTCTCGGAGGACTGGCTGGTCCTGAACGGGCGGCGGCTCTTCCTGCGGGGGACGAACCTCATCCCCACCCAGTGGCTTTCCACCTACACCCGGGCGCGGGCGGAGGAGGACCTGCGCCTGGTCAAGGAGGCCAACCTGAACGCCGTCCGGGTCCACGCCCACCTGGCCCACCCGGCCCTGTACGAGGCGGCGGACCGGGAAGGGGTCCTGGTCTGGCAGGACTTCCCCCTCCAGTGGGGGTACGCGGAGGACGAGGCCTTCGTCCTCGAGGCCCTCCGCCAGGCCCCCCTGATGGTGAAGGAGTACGGGAGCCACCCCTCCATCGCCCTGTGGTGCGCCCACAACGAGCCCACCCACAACCGCCACACCCTCACCCCCCTGGTGGCCCAGAGGATCCGCCAGGCGGACCCCACCCGGCCCGTGAAGGAGGCCTCGGACTTCCGGGAGCACCCCTACCCGGGCTGGTACTACGGCCACCTGCGGGACTTCCTGGCCCTGCCCGGGGCCCCCCTGCCCAGCGAGTTCGGGGCCCAGGCCCTGCCCCGGGCGGAGCTTCTTAGGAAGGTCTTCGGGGAGAAGGCCTGGCCCCCGGACTTCGCCCTCTGGAGCTACCACAACTTCCAGCCCCACGAGACCTTCCGGGTGGCCGGGGTGAGGATGGGGCAAAGCCTGGAGGAGTTCGTGGAAAACAGCCAGGCCTACCAGGCCCGCCTCATCCGCTTCGCCGTCCACGCCTACCGCCGGGCCAAGGGCCGGGTGACGGGGTACTTCCAGTTCATGCTCGTGGAGCCCTGGGAGGGGATCACCTGGGCGGTGGTGGACGTGGAGCGCTCCCCCAAGCGGGGCTACTTCGCCCTCAAGGAGGCCAGCGCCCCGGTCCTCCTGAGCCTCGAGCCCTACCGGGCCCCGTCCGGGGAGGACCGGGTGGTCCTCTCACCCGGGGACCCCCCTCTGATGGAGGCCTGGCTCATCTCCGACCGGGAGGAGGAAGTGGAGGCGGAGGTGCGGCTTTGGATAGAGGGGGAGGCTCACCTGGCCCTGCCGGGGCTCCGGGTGCGGCTCGGGCCCGGGGAGGCCCGCCGCTTCTTCCACCTGATGGAGGTCTGGGAAAGCCCCCTGGCCCAGCAGGCCCGCTGGGCCCAGCTGGGCGGGATGCTGAAGGCCCTGCCCCCTGGGGAGTACCGCCTGGTGGGGGAGGCCTGGGAGAGCGGGCGGGGGGAACGGCTTTCCCGGGACGAGTTCGCCTTCAGGCTAGCTCCACCCTTAGGCCTTTAG
- a CDS encoding TAXI family TRAP transporter solute-binding subunit, with protein sequence MRRFFLPVLFFGLALAQKPQVVIGTGGIGGVYFYYGTAIAEILNRSGAVQATAIQSGGSLDNLQLLRDRTDPQKGIYYCGTVLPHAAQLALSGEERFQGRPVPFAVLFAMYPNYTHVVTTEESGIRLLQDLKGKRVSTEVAGGIIEYEARLLMSAALPGFDPRKDFGKWERLRVSESAQALADGTLDAFFWSGGLPTGSLVELAGTLARKGKRLFLVPLAPQSTPVQVLQKKFPGLTSPGVIPKGVYNTRYDTPTLAWWNLFVCPQSLPKEAAYAMVKAVFDNLEALHTAVKAAQDTTLENAVRYRTSRFPYHEGAVLYYRERGVWR encoded by the coding sequence ATGCGGCGCTTCTTTCTCCCGGTTCTCTTTTTCGGCTTGGCCCTGGCCCAGAAGCCCCAGGTGGTCATCGGAACGGGGGGGATCGGCGGGGTCTACTTCTACTACGGCACGGCCATCGCGGAGATCCTGAACCGGTCGGGTGCGGTCCAGGCCACCGCCATCCAGTCCGGGGGCTCGCTGGACAACCTCCAGCTCCTCCGGGACCGGACCGATCCCCAGAAAGGGATTTACTACTGCGGGACGGTCCTCCCTCACGCGGCCCAGCTCGCCCTTTCGGGGGAGGAGCGTTTCCAGGGGCGGCCCGTGCCCTTCGCGGTCCTCTTCGCCATGTACCCCAACTACACCCACGTGGTCACCACGGAGGAGAGCGGGATCCGGCTTCTGCAGGACCTGAAGGGAAAGCGGGTCTCCACCGAGGTGGCGGGGGGGATTATAGAGTACGAAGCCCGCCTGCTCATGTCGGCGGCGCTGCCGGGCTTTGACCCCCGGAAGGACTTCGGCAAGTGGGAGCGCCTCCGGGTGAGCGAGAGCGCCCAGGCCTTGGCCGACGGCACCCTGGACGCCTTCTTCTGGTCCGGCGGCCTGCCCACGGGCAGCCTGGTGGAGCTGGCCGGCACCCTGGCCCGGAAGGGAAAGCGCCTCTTTCTCGTCCCCCTCGCCCCGCAGAGCACCCCGGTCCAGGTGCTGCAGAAGAAGTTCCCCGGCCTCACCAGCCCCGGCGTCATCCCCAAGGGCGTCTACAACACCCGGTACGACACCCCCACCCTGGCCTGGTGGAACCTCTTCGTCTGCCCCCAGAGCCTCCCCAAGGAGGCCGCCTACGCTATGGTCAAGGCCGTCTTTGATAACCTGGAGGCCCTCCACACGGCCGTGAAAGCGGCGCAGGACACCACCCTGGAAAACGCCGTGCGCTACCGCACCTCCCGCTTCCCTTACCACGAGGGGGCCGTCCTTTACTACCGGGAACGGGGGGTGTGGCGGTGA
- a CDS encoding PucR family transcriptional regulator, producing MDERTNPLSFNRLVQDLGLEARCPSDRPLYFLLPPAQAVGPLRGVGVLGRPPGSPERYAGASGFFLWEEDPLLEAFCRKEGVGLALLPPWVRPEALRLEVQKRLLARQEVWGLAGLLEVLPRLMDRPFLELLYHATGLSLARVAPWGEVLAFAGTPPPDHPREAGAGKGYLALEAGEGVLVAYGPEERLEAARGLLELCARLLRLRDLERSLERMQEESLGGVALEAVLLGEAEPERLRAFGIEETVEWVLALLEPPPVPGQHRLAEARRREATLELRRRAGGYLDRLGIPYLLGTRGNRVVALWQVHSEHKEALALLKALPEGSRLGYSLVHTGFGLQEAYREALIALKAARPGEAVSFAGLDPVAYFLLQQTPEDLKALTERFLPLSEKLLKTLEAYLEAPSLEEAASRLHIHPNTLRYRLRRIEKLMGPLKAPETMARLYLALRARDLLRE from the coding sequence TTGGACGAAAGGACAAACCCCCTCAGCTTCAACCGGCTGGTCCAGGACCTGGGCCTCGAGGCCCGCTGCCCCTCCGACCGCCCCCTCTACTTCCTCCTTCCCCCCGCCCAGGCGGTGGGCCCCCTGCGGGGGGTGGGGGTGCTGGGCCGCCCCCCGGGGAGCCCGGAGCGGTACGCGGGGGCGAGCGGCTTCTTCCTCTGGGAGGAGGACCCCCTGCTGGAGGCCTTCTGCCGTAAGGAGGGCGTGGGCCTGGCCCTCCTCCCCCCCTGGGTCAGGCCGGAGGCGCTGCGGCTCGAGGTGCAGAAGCGCCTCCTGGCCCGGCAGGAGGTCTGGGGGCTGGCGGGGCTTCTGGAGGTCCTACCCCGGCTCATGGACCGGCCTTTCCTGGAGCTCCTCTACCACGCCACCGGCCTCTCCCTGGCCCGGGTCGCCCCCTGGGGGGAGGTCCTGGCCTTCGCGGGCACCCCGCCCCCCGACCACCCCCGGGAGGCGGGGGCAGGCAAGGGGTACCTGGCCCTGGAGGCGGGGGAAGGGGTTCTGGTGGCCTACGGCCCGGAGGAGCGCCTCGAGGCGGCCCGGGGCCTTCTGGAGCTCTGTGCCCGCCTCCTCCGCCTCCGGGACCTGGAGCGGTCCTTGGAAAGGATGCAGGAGGAGTCCCTGGGCGGGGTGGCCCTGGAGGCGGTCCTTTTGGGCGAGGCCGAGCCGGAGCGGCTTCGGGCCTTCGGCATAGAGGAGACGGTGGAGTGGGTCCTGGCCCTCTTGGAGCCCCCGCCGGTGCCCGGCCAGCACCGGCTGGCGGAGGCCCGCAGGCGGGAGGCCACCTTGGAGCTGCGCCGCCGGGCGGGGGGGTATCTGGACCGGCTGGGCATCCCCTACCTCCTGGGCACCCGGGGCAACCGGGTGGTGGCCCTGTGGCAGGTGCACAGCGAGCACAAGGAGGCCCTGGCCCTCCTCAAGGCCCTGCCCGAGGGGAGCCGGCTGGGCTACTCCCTGGTCCACACGGGGTTCGGCCTCCAGGAGGCCTACCGGGAAGCCCTGATCGCCCTGAAGGCGGCCCGGCCGGGGGAGGCGGTCTCCTTCGCGGGGCTGGACCCGGTGGCCTACTTCCTCCTCCAGCAGACCCCCGAGGACCTGAAGGCGCTCACCGAGCGCTTCCTCCCCCTCTCGGAGAAGCTTCTGAAGACCCTGGAGGCCTACCTCGAGGCCCCTTCCCTGGAGGAGGCGGCCTCGCGGCTCCACATCCACCCCAACACCCTCCGGTACCGCCTGCGCCGGATAGAGAAGCTCATGGGCCCCCTTAAGGCCCCGGAGACCATGGCCCGGCTCTACCTGGCCCTGCGGGCGCGGGACCTTCTGCGAGAATGA
- a CDS encoding ChbG/HpnK family deacetylase, translating to MAVNALRALGLEGRRALILHHDDLGLTHAQNQAYLTLGWPTGSVILPAAWASGVRGEDLGVHLVLTSEWEAPRYRPLTPGKSLRDEAGFFPKSPEEVWKKARAEEVEAELRAQIEAAFRLFSPTHLDSHQGSLLRPDLAEIYLRLAEAYGLMPLLPAREDLEALGFPRDFLEGLAPLLERAPFPTLRLLDPYALPPKERLGFYLGLSHLPPGLYQLIHHSALPTPEGRALPDWETREADYFALSHPEVRRVLAEFYPVTWKDLREAWRKG from the coding sequence GTGGCGGTGAACGCCCTGCGCGCCCTAGGCCTCGAGGGCCGGCGGGCCCTCATCCTCCACCATGACGACCTGGGCCTCACCCACGCCCAGAACCAGGCCTACCTGACCCTGGGGTGGCCCACGGGGAGCGTCATCCTCCCCGCCGCCTGGGCGAGCGGGGTCCGGGGGGAGGACCTGGGGGTCCACCTGGTCCTGACCAGCGAGTGGGAGGCCCCCCGCTACCGCCCCCTCACCCCGGGAAAGAGCCTCCGGGACGAGGCCGGCTTCTTCCCCAAAAGCCCAGAGGAGGTCTGGAAAAAGGCCAGGGCGGAGGAGGTGGAAGCGGAACTCAGGGCACAGATAGAGGCGGCCTTCCGGCTCTTCTCCCCCACCCACCTGGACTCCCACCAGGGAAGCCTCCTGAGGCCGGACCTGGCCGAGATCTACCTCCGCCTGGCCGAAGCCTACGGCCTGATGCCCCTCCTGCCCGCCCGGGAGGACCTGGAGGCCCTCGGCTTTCCCCGGGACTTCCTCGAGGGGCTCGCCCCGCTCCTGGAGCGGGCCCCCTTCCCCACCTTACGGCTTCTGGACCCCTACGCCCTCCCCCCAAAGGAGCGGCTGGGCTTCTACCTGGGCCTCAGCCACCTTCCCCCCGGCCTCTACCAGCTCATCCACCACAGCGCCCTCCCCACCCCCGAGGGGCGGGCCCTGCCCGACTGGGAGACCCGGGAAGCCGACTACTTCGCCCTGAGCCACCCGGAGGTACGCCGGGTCCTGGCCGAGTTTTACCCCGTCACCTGGAAGGACCTTCGGGAAGCCTGGAGGAAGGGATGA